A stretch of DNA from Candidatus Cloacimonadota bacterium:
TTGCAAGCGATTTATGAACAGAATCTCTTGTATATCATTCTCTATACACCAATTCAGAGCAAGCTCTGTATCGGTTTCATCCTTTTGTGAAGGATGAATTATAATTGTAGTAAGCTCACGATAATGTTCAAGTATTTCGGGTTGAATGGAATCCATATCACCGATAATAACGTCAGGAATGATTTCTTGCCGATACAGAGAGTTGGTGCCACTATCGACAGAGACAAGTAGATATTCTTTTAAGGAATTTGTTTTAGAAGTCTGTGATTTTAAAAAGCGAAAGAAATTATTATAATCTGCTTCAATATCAGTTGCTTGATTTATTGATATATCGTCGCAATAAATTATCGCCTTGATAGACAATCCTTCATCATAATAGGATCATAACCTCTGTTATGACCGGAGCTTTATTGTTGAGTTATTATTATATCTTCTTCCATTTTATTAAGGTATTGATATGGATTAAGGTTTCTCCCATATCGTCGCACCTCATAATGTAAATGAGTTCCGGTTGATCTGCCGGTATTACCCATTAAAGCAATAATTTCACCCTTTTGCACTATATCCCCTTTTTTAACTAATGACTTTTCTAAGTGGGCATACATTGTTTCATAGCCAAATTTGTGGGTAATAACAATAAAACGACCATAGTAACGATTACTGCTGATCTCTTTAATGACGCCATCGGCAGTGGTATAAATTGGTGAGTTAGGACGATTAGCGAGATCAATCCCGGAATGAAAATCTCGCTGTCGGGTTATTGGATGTGTTCTCCAACCGTAGGGGGTAGTAATACGACCAAAAGTTGG
This window harbors:
- a CDS encoding thiamine diphosphokinase → MSIKAIIYCDDISINQATDIEADYNNFFRFLKSQTSKTNSLKEYLLVSVDSGTNSLYRQEIIPDVIIGDMDSIQPEILEHYRELTTIIIHPSQKDETDTELALNWCIENDIQEILFINRLQGNFAHSWGVVTLLFKARTKGIKAKISNFKELIMLIPHSWSYRGILGKKISLIPLTEVVTGVDTSGLGYPLRKEPLFWHSTRGLSNVFIDSEIKICYDSGELLVVMESTLEEILYE